The sequence CCGTCAAATCCTTGCCAGCCACCTTGGCATCTTCCAGCTTCCCCAGCTTAGCATCTATTTTGGGACCCCcagtctcttttccttctttgtcctttAGCTTCcgcttctcctttttctttttgtctttgagCGACACCAGAGCTGGGTTCACGGTGATGGGCTCCCCCATAATTGTGGGCTTTGGTTGAATAGGCTTCAATGGAGGGCTCTTTGGTGTAGCCTGGACCACAGTGGTCGTGAGGGAGGGCAGTCCAGGTATGGTCCCCGTGGTGGTGGATGTGAAGGCAGCGGTGGGGATAGCAATCAGCTGTGGGGGCGTAGGGGCTGGGGCAGGGGCGATGGGCCGGGCACTTTTCAGTTTAGAGAGGTTTTTGTCCACTTTgcaattgtttgcttttttgccCTTTTCTTTGTCCCCCAAACCTTTTTTGTCAATCAGTCCTTCAGCTTCCAGTTTGGGCATTTCGGCAGCTAAGCTGCTGTCTGCTGCTGCGCAGCCGTCCAAGGCGGCTGCCATGTTGGAGATGACTGGAAGGTTGCTCAGTTCACTGTTAAGGCCCTTCTTCTTGCCAGAATTCTTCCCGGTTTTTGAACCTATGACAGAACCGGGGCCATTGCTCAtgagttctctctttcctttaggGGTCCCAGGGGGGTTCCCAGTCCCGGGTGATGCAGGTGCCTTCACCTGGTCATATGATGACACACCTGTGCTTGGCTCACTGCACTCGAGGGCCACATTACTCAAGGCTTCCTCACAGTCCGAGATCTTGTCCTCACTATCAGGCTCGAACTCCAGCTTGTTCTCTGGGTCCAGGTGCGCATGTGCCTGGTGGTACCTAAGGCCATTTATGTGCTTGTACTTTTTGTTGCAGTTTGGGTGGGGGCAATCGATTAACACTGGAGAGGAACAGCCTTGGTCCAAAAATGTCGTCTCTGGTTTCCCTTGAGGGGTGGTAGGGGTGCTTCTGGAATTGGTGCGGACCCGTTTCCCGGGTTTACTGTCCTCGGAGCTGGAGTTCAGATCCAGCTCCATCGGGGGCTTGTTCTTCCTTTTGTTGGTGGAGGAAGGGCTGGCTTTGATGTCCTCTGCAGCACAGTTTGGGGGGGTCCTTCGTCCACTGGCGTTGAGGCTGCCACGCCTCCCTTTCCCATTGGCCCCCCCTCTGTTCTTGCTCTGCAGCCCTCTGGACTCCGTGAAGCTGACCTCGGCGCCAGGGGCGGCCGCGGCGGACCTCgctctcttccctctgccccgGCCCCCTCGCATCTCCAGGTCACTCGTTGGTGATTCACAAAACCTAGGGAAGCAAGGAATGGAGGTCACAATGAGCATCTccaaaagagccagaggagatcACAGGGACACAAGCTAGCACAGAGCACAAGCCACCTTGCCATTTCGAGGGCGGGGTGCAGCCAAGGGAAGGACATTCTATTTTTGCACAGGTTCATCGGCTCAAGACCAGGCTACCAAATGCATTATATTCACCCACGGAGAATCAAAGGGGAGCAGCTCAAAGAGCCGGCTTTCAATCAGTTCCAATTCCCATcttgaaaaaggagaagaaaacaaaggagagaagggggggggcgGACTGACAAGAAACCCGATGGAAAAGAAAGCTAGCATCTGCACTTTACAGCTCAGGCCTAAAGGGCTCAGTTCTCCTTTGCCTGGTTTCAATTACAGGAAGAGTTTTAtatattattcatttctttctatagCTTCTTTGCAGAAATGGGAaaggggaagcagaggaaggagcaagaaagaaaaggcaccCACCTAGGAGGGGCCCAGTCGTGCTTGGTGCAGTCTAGTAGGGTCCCCACATACGTCTTGTTCCTCCACGTGACATTGACCACCAGGACACCTGTAGGGGAGAGGGGGTGGTTAAAGGGGAGCACATTTAACACCTATTACTTTATTTCCACTTcgtttattgttattatttttaccaGCAAAGTTCTATTCTCACATGGCTTTCAGAAGCTGCGGTTTGCATCCTTCCCCTTTCTGGTTTCAGTGACCTCAAGTAAAAACCCAcaggaaattgtgtgtgtgtgtgtgtgtgtgttcgtgcgtgcgtgcacacgcTCACGAATGTGGTGCAAAGGGGCGAGAGTGTGTGAGGGTGTGATCAAGATATtgctgacagaaggaaatggTTTTTGCCATGTCCTGCTGTAAAGCGGTGACATTCAcctcttaatttttctattattacaCATAATTGCTTTCGTTTGGCAGGCAGCCAACGTAAACCAAGCCGGAGTTACCAGTGCTTAAGCCAGAGGGTGGCTGAGAGGAATCTGGTTTCCAATTCAACACTATAAAACaatggcaactttttttttattaagaaaagaaaaatcccactTGCAGATATGTAAAAATAGGCACGGCGGAAAAGGCAGGGCCTTGGGGCAGCTGTGACTTCTTCTTGACCCTCCCCTCGTTGACTCTGTGAAGCAGCGAGCAGCCCAAAGGGCTCCGAGGCTCTTAAAATAGCTCTCGTAAGAAAATAAGTGTGCACAACACATTCGCTCTTGGGGTTATCGGCAGTCAACTTTGGTAAGCATTTGCCACAGAGGATTAGGAGAGAACGCTCAAAACCGTCACACGTGTTTCCTTCCAGCCACCCTGCTTTCCCTCCGCTGCACTGCAGGCTTCACCTCGGCGCTGTGTCTGTGGGTCACTAAACCTGAGGGCGTGCAGTGTGCCAGACAGCGCTGAGGGACACATAACACCCTGCTTGTTCCTGCGAAGGACAAGTGCCACTTTaagggaacacacacacgcacacacacacacgtccttaAAGCGCATCTGTAAGGAGGCTGGATTCTGAGACAATTACAAGAGTAAGGTGAATAAATGAAACATTGAAGGGAgccattgtttctttcagtgccTACCCCTTCCACCCCCAGAGACCCTTTCTCCAAGTCTTTACTGGGCGACTTACTCACCTATACTATCTACCATCTTGGGAACCTCACAAAGCAagacctttgttgttgttgttgttactggaGAACCCTTAAATAGAAGGTAAAATAATCTAAATGGTTGGGTCTCGAGTACTGGGGAAGGGAGATTTTTCTCTCAAAAGTCTCAAAAAGAGatcttaaaattgtttttcataTGGTCGGGGCTGCTGCTAGTTACGTGGCGGCTGACTTTACTCACTAGAAATTCCACTGGCAGTAGGCTAGCCGGGgaagaaaagctaaaaagaaTGGCAAGCATCGCCTCAAATCAGGCTTGATTCCTTTTTATTCCCCcatggaggaagggtgggggcGTTTTTAACCGTTGAGTATGAAAAATCCCATTGTGATGAGAATCAATAGCAATTAGGCATTCGGTCAAAAATTGCACAAGATGGAACAATCGGAAAGGATTCTTTATGAGCACATCCCTTCAGGAAAGAGGGGTGGGGCGTGGAGGAGAGGGGCAAACTGGGCTGCCTTTCTCATcatctgctctctggggcacCGTGTGTGGTGTCAGAGACCTCTGCAGCTGCTTAAAATTCTTTAGCGTGTCAGCTATATTTACAGTGCGGGAATGTATCTGTATTGCCAGAAGGTTACTGCATTTTAGCTTCAGAGGCAATAGGCTGAAATCACTGCGTTCCAGAGTCCCTGATGTAGCacaaatgtataattaaaattgcttgaaaggaaacatgaaagaaacaacaaacctTCCATTCTTgcagtaataaaattaaaaacaggaaaagtCTGCACAGACACTTAACATTTGTCTGCAGTGAAAGGCTTTTGTTACTGCTTCTCCCCTAAGGGTTTCGCGTTTCCAGCAAACGCGGGCCGCCCATTGGCCAGTGCCTGCTGCGAACGCTCACGTCTGATTGGCTGGCCCGATGCAGCTGGCCGTAGCACAGGATGACAAGGCAAGGagaaagggcaggaggaaggatgCTCCCAGCTGCGGGAGAGCTGAAGCATCCATCGCCAGAAGCCCCACAAAGGCTGTGGAAGTTGGAAgcagccccacccccacgccGCGATCCCCGCTACAGGGCTGCACACAGCCAACAGGCCAGCCCTCATGGTACCCTGACAGCCAAATCTGTGGCCTCCAGCCAGGCGAGGGTAACTGGgccaaaaagaaggaagggacccAACATAAGCCATAAATCAGTGGTTATCCAGGGCCACAGGTTGAAGCGGTCAGGGAGACAGAAGTGCAGTTGCAACTTCCACGTGAAAAAACAGTTCACATCTGCTACTGCTTAGCAGCCACGTGGGCCACGTTGTTGTCTGTACTGGAAGGAGTAAAATTCTGTAAAGAAAAGCCCACTTTCAACTTCAGGGAACCTAAATAAGTCACCCTAATTTCAAGAAGCACTCTGAATTTAAAACGCTCAAAAGAAATGCTCCTCTCCCagggtggttttttgttttgttttttgttttaattcattttttaacagCCCTCTCAAGCAGTGCTAATTAGATGCATGGCCCTGTGGTGGTCCATCTTGTGCAAGCCTCTCCTCGGAGTCATAGCAGTTGAATCTGCTCGGAGGGAGTACAGACACTCAGCTGAGGCTCCAGGTTGGGGGAGAGGTTTGGGACTCTTCCTCCATGAACTGCAATTCACTGTTTTTTGTAGGTGGTCCGCGGCCATTGTGAAGGTCCAAGTAGGCGGTTTAGCTCTGAAACATGGAAattgctgggagtggtggcactgGCCTTTATTTCCAGCAGAGGCTGGTGattctctgtgagctggaggccagactggtcaacagagcgagttccaggccagctaagggctatacagtgagaccctgtctcaatcagTACATCAAATCtataattttttatgattttgatgaaattataaattttaaatgttttgtaacACAAGGCTATATGAAGCATAAGTTACAAAAGGCACAGTGAGTGATGTAAATCAGATGAAAGTGCCCAGAAAGTACAGGCTTGAACTTCATAAGCCCAGGCTTAAAGGTAcgtttctttctaaataaattaGACAATACACATACTTAGTTCCCTGAAGGTTTGTCTTTTCAAGCACACTTAATTCTTCTGAATCCCttgcctgtctctctttctcttcaagCCCTTTTTATGTTTATAAGAATAAGGATctcactgggattttttttttgcccttccCTTTCCACCTATTTGAAAAATTCCTGAGGCATATTCCTGTTAATCCTAAGCAAATGGGGGGACTACAAGGATAGAATGGGAAGCTCAATAGTATGACTTTCTTCTTCATATTGTTGACACTTTATCCCACATactggta is a genomic window of Microtus pennsylvanicus isolate mMicPen1 unplaced genomic scaffold, mMicPen1.hap1 Scaffold_87, whole genome shotgun sequence containing:
- the LOC142842437 gene encoding zinc finger protein 608-like, with product MRGGRGRGKRARSAAAAPGAEVSFTESRGLQSKNRGGANGKGRRGSLNASGRRTPPNCAAEDIKASPSSTNKRKNKPPMELDLNSSSEDSKPGKRVRTNSRSTPTTPQGKPETTFLDQGCSSPVLIDCPHPNCNKKYKHINGLRYHQAHAHLDPENKLEFEPDSEDKISDCEEALSNVALECSEPSTGVSSYDQVKAPASPGTGNPPGTPKGKRELMSNGPGSVIGSKTGKNSGKKKGLNSELSNLPVISNMAAALDGCAAADSSLAAEMPKLEAEGLIDKKGLGDKEKGKKANNCKVDKNLSKLKSARPIAPAPAPTPPQLIAIPTAAFTSTTTGTIPGLPSLTTTVVQATPKSPPLKPIQPKPTIMGEPITVNPALVSLKDKKKKEKRKLKDKEGKETGGPKIDAKLGKLEDAKVAGKDL